One part of the Vicia villosa cultivar HV-30 ecotype Madison, WI linkage group LG6, Vvil1.0, whole genome shotgun sequence genome encodes these proteins:
- the LOC131611776 gene encoding albumin-1-like, translating to MAYAKLSLLPLFLITTLVIMFPTKKVEADCDKLCSFQESECGDGCLCLIGIDYCLSISLVMKTVKKHPKLCESHADCTRKGSGNFCAYYPNSDIKYGVCFDSSSHAEASFKNALSSEFSNLLKMPYKVSI from the exons ATGGCTTATGCTAAGCTATCTCTTTTGCCTCTCTTCCTGATCACCACATTAG TAATAATGTTTCCGACGAAGAAGGTAGAAGCAGATTGTGACAAGCTTTGTAGTTTTCAAGAGTCAGAATGTGGTGATGGTTGTTTATGTTTAATCGGGATTGATTATTGCTTAAGCATATCATTAGTTATGAAGACGGTGAAGAAACATCCTAAATTATGTGAGTCTCATGCAGACTGCACAAGAAAGGGAAGTGGGAACTTCTGTGCTTATTATCCAAATTCAGATATTAAATATGGCGTGTGTTTTGACTCTAGCTCTCATGCAGAAGCCTCATTCAAGAATGCTCTTAGCTCTGAATTCTCAAACTTGTTGAAGATGCCCTATAAagtttccatttaa